A single region of the Leptothrix cholodnii SP-6 genome encodes:
- a CDS encoding c-type cytochrome, protein MKRFTLALSATVGLFLALPAAAQFQKPEDAIKYRKSAFTVMGSHFGRIGAVVQGKAPFDAKTVADNAQIVATMSMLPFAGFVPGSDKGDTRAKPEVWTEMDKVKAGATKMQEAITALNAAAKTGNLDQIKVAFGEAGKTCKGCHDNYRKD, encoded by the coding sequence ATGAAACGTTTCACCCTTGCACTGAGCGCAACTGTTGGCCTGTTCCTGGCCCTGCCCGCGGCAGCCCAGTTCCAGAAGCCCGAAGATGCGATCAAGTATCGCAAGTCGGCCTTCACCGTCATGGGATCCCACTTCGGCCGCATCGGTGCGGTCGTTCAGGGCAAGGCCCCGTTCGACGCCAAGACCGTGGCCGACAACGCCCAGATCGTGGCCACGATGTCGATGCTGCCGTTCGCCGGTTTCGTGCCGGGCAGCGACAAGGGCGACACCCGCGCCAAGCCGGAAGTCTGGACCGAGATGGACAAGGTCAAGGCCGGCGCCACCAAGATGCAGGAAGCCATCACCGCCCTGAACGCGGCGGCCAAGACCGGCAACCTCGACCAGATCAAGGTCGCGTTCGGCGAAGCCGGCAAGACCTGCAAAGGCTGCCACGACAACTACCGCAAGGACTGA
- a CDS encoding SMP-30/gluconolactonase/LRE family protein produces MSLDLIYAVSAPMLLGESPMWHPQEQLLYWVDIPGKRLHRLDPGSGAQRHWDFPCEPAACAPVLGGGLLLAMRDGLWRFDPETSLRSLLCEPPYDPSSERFNDGKCDPLGRFWVGTIYEPREPARAALYRWHARKLDRMAGDITVSNGLGWSPDARTMYWSDTKAHTVYALDFDVGEGAVSQQRVFASFERKRPDQDLRHYGGRPDGAAVDAQGCYWVAMFEGQRLLRLSPQGTVLRELALPVRCPTMPCFGGADLRTLYITTARENRPAPELAEQPLAGCVLSLRVDVPGLPVNYARL; encoded by the coding sequence ATGTCGCTCGACCTGATCTACGCCGTCAGTGCCCCGATGCTGCTCGGCGAGTCCCCCATGTGGCACCCGCAGGAGCAGTTGCTGTACTGGGTCGACATCCCCGGCAAGCGCCTGCATCGGCTCGATCCGGGCAGCGGTGCCCAGCGCCACTGGGATTTCCCGTGCGAGCCGGCGGCCTGCGCGCCGGTGCTGGGTGGCGGCCTGCTGCTGGCCATGCGCGACGGCCTGTGGCGCTTCGACCCCGAAACCTCGTTGCGCAGCCTGCTGTGCGAGCCGCCCTACGACCCGTCGAGCGAACGCTTCAACGACGGCAAGTGCGATCCGCTGGGGCGCTTCTGGGTCGGCACCATCTACGAGCCGCGCGAGCCCGCGCGAGCCGCGCTGTACCGCTGGCACGCACGCAAGCTCGATCGCATGGCCGGAGACATCACGGTCTCGAACGGCCTGGGCTGGAGCCCCGATGCCCGCACGATGTACTGGTCCGACACCAAGGCTCACACGGTCTACGCCTTGGACTTCGATGTCGGTGAGGGCGCCGTGTCGCAGCAGCGCGTGTTTGCCAGCTTCGAGCGCAAGCGGCCGGATCAGGATCTGCGCCATTACGGCGGCCGCCCGGACGGCGCGGCGGTCGATGCGCAGGGCTGCTACTGGGTGGCGATGTTCGAGGGCCAGCGTCTGCTGCGTCTGTCGCCGCAAGGCACGGTGCTGCGCGAGCTGGCCTTGCCGGTGCGCTGTCCGACCATGCCGTGTTTCGGTGGGGCGGACCTGCGCACCCTGTACATCACGACCGCGCGCGAGAACCGGCCCGCCCCAGAACTGGCCGAACAGCCGCTGGCGGGCTGTGTGCTCTCATTGCGGGTCGACGTGCCTGGCCTGCCGGTGAACTACGCGAGGCTTTGA
- a CDS encoding DMT family transporter — protein MPNASAAAFETPAARRRRESLGLWLGLLGVVIFAMTFPMTRLAVGPLDAPQLSPLFVTAARACGAGLLSLAYLRLSRAARPDRDEFRRYAVCAAGTVIGFPLFVGLALREVPAMHAAVVTGVLPLSTALFAAWHLRQRPSPAFWACAGLGCALVIGFAVWQGGGAPVLADLWLLLAVLSASAGYVAGAQLSVRRPAEHVISWVLVGSLPSTLPLTVWSWPQQPALPTAWAALGYVTVFSMWLGFFAWYRALVIGGTVRVSQVQLVQPFLALLMAVPILGEPLEPATVVFALAVLATVLLGKRMPVQQA, from the coding sequence ATGCCGAACGCGAGCGCCGCCGCCTTCGAGACGCCCGCCGCGCGCCGCCGGCGCGAAAGCCTGGGCCTGTGGCTCGGCCTGCTCGGCGTGGTGATCTTCGCGATGACCTTCCCGATGACCCGGCTGGCGGTCGGCCCGCTCGACGCGCCGCAGCTGTCGCCGCTGTTCGTGACCGCCGCGCGCGCCTGCGGGGCCGGGCTGCTGAGCCTGGCCTATCTGCGCCTGAGCCGTGCGGCGCGGCCCGATCGCGATGAATTCCGCCGTTATGCCGTCTGCGCCGCCGGCACCGTGATCGGCTTTCCGCTGTTCGTCGGCCTGGCCTTGCGCGAGGTGCCGGCGATGCACGCGGCCGTCGTCACCGGCGTGCTGCCGCTGAGCACGGCGCTGTTTGCGGCCTGGCACCTGCGCCAGCGGCCATCGCCGGCGTTCTGGGCGTGTGCCGGGCTGGGCTGCGCGCTGGTGATCGGCTTCGCGGTCTGGCAGGGCGGTGGCGCGCCGGTGCTGGCCGACCTCTGGCTGCTGCTGGCGGTGCTGAGCGCGTCGGCCGGCTACGTGGCTGGCGCGCAGCTGTCGGTGCGGCGGCCGGCCGAACACGTCATCAGCTGGGTGCTGGTCGGCAGCCTGCCGTCGACCCTGCCGCTGACCGTCTGGAGCTGGCCGCAGCAACCGGCCTTGCCGACCGCCTGGGCGGCGCTCGGCTACGTCACGGTCTTCTCGATGTGGCTGGGTTTCTTCGCCTGGTACCGCGCGCTGGTGATCGGCGGCACGGTGCGCGTCAGCCAGGTGCAGCTGGTGCAGCCTTTCCTGGCGCTGCTGATGGCGGTGCCGATCCTGGGCGAGCCGCTCGAACCCGCCACCGTCGTGTTTGCGCTGGCCGTGCTGGCCACCGTGCTGCTGGGCAAGCGCATGCCGGTGCAGCAGGCCTGA
- a CDS encoding LysE family translocator, with translation MPLADYLALLALITAMAFTPGPNTTLSTALAANFGLRGALRFVVSVPVGWTLLLLCASLGLAGAIQAWPALGWAIKAVGLTYLCWLAWRLWGADRLGEADGAGLRVGFRQGVALQFVNIKAWMAALTVTAGWVLPGPLGERLLVVAPTMVFYAFASNFSYALIGSLLRRWLTVGRRLAWFNRGMALVLLATAVWMART, from the coding sequence ATGCCCCTCGCCGACTACCTCGCGCTGCTGGCGCTCATCACCGCGATGGCGTTCACGCCCGGGCCCAACACCACGCTGTCGACCGCGCTGGCGGCCAACTTCGGCCTGCGCGGCGCGCTGCGTTTCGTGGTCTCGGTGCCGGTCGGCTGGACGCTCCTGCTGCTGTGCGCCAGCCTGGGTCTCGCCGGCGCGATCCAGGCCTGGCCGGCGCTGGGCTGGGCCATCAAGGCGGTCGGGCTGACGTATCTGTGCTGGCTGGCCTGGCGGCTGTGGGGCGCCGATCGGCTGGGCGAGGCCGATGGCGCCGGCCTGCGGGTCGGTTTCCGGCAAGGTGTGGCGCTGCAGTTCGTCAACATCAAGGCCTGGATGGCCGCGCTCACCGTCACCGCCGGCTGGGTGCTGCCCGGGCCGCTGGGCGAGCGCCTGCTGGTGGTCGCACCGACCATGGTGTTCTATGCCTTCGCCAGCAATTTCAGCTATGCGCTGATCGGCTCGCTGCTGCGCCGCTGGCTGACGGTGGGGCGGCGGCTGGCCTGGTTCAACCGCGGCATGGCGCTGGTGCTGCTGGCCACCGCGGTGTGGATGGCGCGGACCTGA
- a CDS encoding PLP-dependent aminotransferase family protein, giving the protein MTSTASNPLWQQARRSARLNPSIIREILKVTEQPGILSMAGGLPSPDTFPIEAMREASDRVLRDCPREALQYAASEGYGPLREWVAAHLGAQGMQVGADQVLITTGSQQGLDLVAKVMVDPAAPVAVETPTYLGALQAFAPFEPVFVNVAGDESGPLPQAVAELPRLAPGCRFFYVLPNFQNPTGRLIPQARRDELIAAAQRARLPLLEDNPYGDLWYEAPPPAPLAARWPEGVIYMGSFSKILAPGLRLGYVVAPRELCPKLLQAKQAADLHTPSFNQRLVHEVIRDGFLDRHTPTIRALYRTQRDAMQAALLAHMPEGTQWSAPQGGMFFWLRLPEGIDALALLPQAVREGIAYVPGSAFYAHAADPRTLRLSFVTLSPADIATGVAVLGRVLREQLADVAQSAP; this is encoded by the coding sequence ATGACCTCGACCGCATCCAATCCCCTCTGGCAGCAGGCGCGCCGCAGCGCCCGCCTCAACCCGTCCATCATCCGCGAGATCCTCAAGGTGACCGAGCAGCCCGGCATCCTGTCGATGGCCGGCGGCCTGCCGTCGCCCGACACCTTTCCGATCGAGGCGATGCGCGAGGCCAGCGATCGGGTCCTGCGCGACTGCCCGCGCGAGGCGCTGCAATACGCCGCCAGCGAGGGTTACGGGCCGCTGCGCGAGTGGGTTGCGGCGCACCTGGGCGCGCAGGGCATGCAGGTCGGTGCCGACCAGGTGCTGATCACCACCGGCTCGCAGCAGGGCCTCGATCTGGTCGCCAAGGTGATGGTCGATCCGGCCGCGCCGGTGGCCGTGGAGACGCCCACCTACCTCGGCGCGCTGCAGGCGTTCGCGCCGTTCGAGCCGGTGTTCGTCAACGTCGCGGGCGACGAGTCCGGCCCGCTGCCGCAGGCCGTCGCCGAGCTGCCGCGGCTGGCGCCGGGCTGCCGGTTCTTCTACGTGCTGCCGAACTTCCAGAACCCGACCGGGCGCCTGATTCCGCAGGCGCGCCGGGACGAGCTGATCGCCGCGGCACAGCGTGCCCGCCTGCCGCTGCTCGAGGACAACCCCTACGGCGACCTCTGGTACGAAGCGCCGCCACCCGCGCCGCTGGCCGCGCGTTGGCCCGAGGGCGTGATCTACATGGGTTCGTTCTCGAAGATCCTCGCCCCCGGCCTGCGGCTGGGTTACGTGGTGGCGCCGCGCGAGCTGTGCCCCAAGCTGCTGCAGGCCAAGCAGGCCGCCGACCTGCACACGCCGAGCTTCAACCAGCGGCTGGTCCACGAGGTCATCCGCGACGGTTTCCTCGATCGCCACACGCCCACCATCCGCGCCCTCTACCGCACCCAGCGCGACGCCATGCAGGCTGCCCTGCTGGCGCACATGCCCGAGGGCACGCAGTGGTCGGCGCCGCAGGGCGGCATGTTCTTCTGGCTGCGCCTGCCCGAGGGCATCGACGCGCTGGCGCTGCTGCCGCAGGCCGTGCGCGAGGGCATCGCCTACGTGCCGGGGTCGGCCTTCTACGCCCACGCCGCCGATCCGCGCACGCTGCGGCTGTCGTTCGTGACGCTGAGTCCGGCCGACATCGCCACCGGCGTGGCCGTGCTGGGCCGGGTGCTGCGCGAGCAGCTGGCCGACGTGGCCCAGTCGGCCCCCTGA
- a CDS encoding PhzF family phenazine biosynthesis protein: protein MSESRRYAQLDVFSAEPLLGNPLAVVVDARGLDDTTMQAFARWTNLSETTFLLPPEDPRADYRVRIFTPARELPFAGHPTLGSCHAWLAAGGVPHDAGEVLQECGVGLVRIRRQTVDGRTRLAFAAPPLRRSGPVDAARHARVLAALRLPAEAVRAVEWVDNGPPWIAALLQDAQAVHALQPDFAAMQGLELGVVGAYPAGSALDFELRAFVPELGVPEDPVTGSLNAGVAQWLIGAGLAPRRYVAGQGRALGRDGRVHVQADGDTVWIGGDVAECITGMVRL from the coding sequence ATGAGCGAATCGCGCCGCTACGCCCAGCTGGATGTCTTCAGCGCCGAGCCCCTGCTCGGCAATCCGCTCGCGGTGGTCGTCGATGCCCGGGGGCTCGACGACACCACGATGCAGGCCTTCGCGCGCTGGACCAACCTGAGCGAAACCACCTTCCTGCTGCCACCCGAGGATCCGCGGGCCGACTACCGGGTGCGCATCTTCACGCCGGCACGCGAACTGCCGTTCGCGGGTCATCCGACGCTCGGTTCGTGTCACGCCTGGCTGGCCGCCGGGGGTGTGCCGCATGACGCGGGCGAGGTGCTGCAGGAGTGCGGCGTCGGCCTGGTCCGGATCCGCCGGCAGACGGTCGACGGCCGCACCCGACTGGCGTTTGCCGCGCCGCCGCTGCGCCGCAGCGGGCCGGTCGATGCGGCGCGGCATGCCCGCGTGCTCGCCGCCCTGCGCCTGCCCGCCGAGGCGGTGCGCGCGGTCGAGTGGGTCGACAACGGCCCGCCCTGGATCGCCGCGCTGCTGCAGGACGCGCAGGCCGTCCACGCGCTGCAGCCTGATTTCGCTGCGATGCAGGGCCTGGAGCTGGGCGTGGTCGGCGCCTATCCGGCGGGCAGTGCGCTCGACTTCGAGCTGCGTGCCTTCGTGCCCGAACTCGGCGTGCCGGAAGACCCGGTCACCGGCAGCCTGAACGCGGGTGTCGCGCAATGGCTGATCGGCGCCGGTCTCGCGCCGCGGCGTTATGTGGCGGGGCAGGGCCGTGCGCTCGGCCGCGACGGCCGTGTTCACGTCCAGGCCGACGGCGACACGGTCTGGATCGGCGGCGACGTGGCCGAGTGCATCACCGGGATGGTCAGGCTGTAG
- a CDS encoding ATP synthase subunit I, which yields MKQSTTDWGADEDGEAPFKSLTREEASALRALHPSLSPWRIVAAQAVAGLLVVAVAWWLVGSVGVTVSALYGAAAVVLPTALLAHGMTRPYGAGSGAAAFSFVLWEFVKIGLTVAMLVAAAWVVPDLSWPALLVSMVVCMKVNWLALLWRGRVTTTRS from the coding sequence ATGAAGCAGTCGACAACCGACTGGGGTGCAGATGAGGACGGCGAAGCACCTTTCAAGAGTCTGACGCGCGAAGAGGCGTCGGCATTGAGAGCCCTGCATCCGTCACTGTCTCCGTGGCGGATCGTTGCAGCCCAGGCTGTGGCGGGTCTGCTGGTCGTCGCGGTTGCGTGGTGGCTGGTCGGATCGGTGGGAGTGACTGTGTCGGCGCTGTACGGTGCCGCCGCGGTGGTTTTGCCAACGGCCTTGCTGGCTCATGGCATGACCAGGCCTTACGGCGCGGGGTCGGGTGCTGCGGCATTCAGCTTCGTGTTATGGGAGTTCGTGAAAATCGGCTTGACCGTTGCCATGTTGGTGGCGGCAGCCTGGGTTGTGCCTGATCTCAGTTGGCCGGCATTGCTGGTCAGCATGGTCGTGTGCATGAAGGTGAACTGGCTGGCCCTGCTTTGGCGGGGTCGGGTGACGACAACTCGGTCCTGA
- a CDS encoding GNAT family N-acetyltransferase, whose protein sequence is MRMPQMRLISPDTPALIDAARELFREYAQSLAVDLCFQGFESELAGLPGDYAEPAGALLLVLVDGELAGCGAFRPLPDADLPNACEMKRLYVRPAFRRYGLGRLLAQQLIDQAREASYSRMYLDTLDDMESARELYATLGFHEVAPYYFNPIPGAHYLCVDLDRSVTRY, encoded by the coding sequence ATGCGGATGCCCCAGATGCGCCTGATCTCGCCGGATACACCGGCCTTGATCGACGCTGCGCGCGAGCTGTTCCGGGAGTACGCCCAGAGCCTCGCGGTGGATCTGTGTTTCCAGGGCTTCGAATCCGAACTGGCCGGCCTTCCGGGTGACTACGCCGAGCCGGCCGGCGCCCTGCTGCTGGTGCTGGTCGACGGCGAGCTGGCAGGGTGCGGGGCCTTCCGGCCGCTGCCCGATGCCGATCTGCCCAATGCCTGCGAGATGAAGCGCCTGTATGTGCGCCCCGCCTTTCGCCGCTACGGCCTGGGCCGGCTGCTGGCTCAGCAGCTGATCGATCAGGCGCGAGAAGCGAGTTATTCGCGGATGTACCTCGACACCCTGGACGACATGGAGTCGGCCCGAGAGCTCTACGCGACGCTCGGCTTCCATGAGGTTGCGCCGTACTACTTCAATCCGATTCCCGGCGCGCATTACCTGTGTGTCGATCTCGACCGCAGCGTCACGCGCTATTGA
- a CDS encoding cytochrome b/b6 domain-containing protein, with translation MRVWDLPTRLFHWSLFVCVVGSVITAKVGGNATVWHFRLGLAVLALLTFRLIWGLVGGRWSRFASFVYSPSSLLRYLRGQPQPGDHFEVGHNPLGSLSVFGLLGVMLVQVGTGLVADDEIANAGPLIAHVSGAVSSLATTWHKTGGQWLIYLLVGLHLAAIVYYRVGKRVDLVGPMLHGDKPLPAHVPPSVDSWPRRLLALLVGAACAALAIWVSRQGG, from the coding sequence GTGCGCGTCTGGGATCTGCCCACGCGGCTGTTCCACTGGAGCCTGTTCGTCTGCGTGGTCGGATCGGTGATCACGGCCAAGGTCGGCGGCAATGCGACGGTGTGGCATTTCCGGCTCGGTCTGGCGGTGCTGGCCTTGCTCACGTTCCGGCTGATCTGGGGGCTGGTGGGCGGGCGCTGGTCGCGCTTTGCCAGCTTCGTCTATTCGCCGTCCAGCCTGCTGCGGTATCTGCGCGGCCAGCCGCAGCCCGGCGATCACTTCGAGGTCGGCCACAACCCCCTGGGCAGCCTGTCGGTGTTTGGCCTGCTGGGGGTCATGCTCGTGCAGGTCGGCACCGGGCTGGTGGCCGACGACGAGATCGCCAATGCCGGCCCGTTGATCGCCCACGTCAGCGGCGCGGTCTCGAGCCTGGCCACGACCTGGCACAAGACCGGCGGGCAGTGGCTGATCTATCTGCTGGTGGGCCTGCACCTGGCGGCGATCGTCTATTACCGGGTCGGCAAGCGGGTCGATCTGGTCGGCCCGATGCTGCATGGCGACAAACCTTTGCCCGCGCACGTGCCGCCGTCGGTCGACAGCTGGCCGAGGCGCCTGCTGGCGCTGCTGGTGGGCGCGGCGTGTGCGGCGCTGGCGATCTGGGTGAGCCGGCAGGGCGGCTAG